The following DNA comes from bacterium.
GGCCGCCGGATGCGTCGGTGCGCGTCATGGCTTCGCAAGCCTCGGACGCTCCGGTCATCAAGCTTTCATCGGTATGGTGGGACGAGGAAGGCGCACCGCATGTGTGGGGCGTGTCGCCAGGAGACCGTATCTTCGCAAAAAAGATAACCATTGGCCGGACGCTCGGTACGTTCATCGAAATATACGATGGATTGAAAAATAGCGACCGCTATGTGGTAAATCCTGAACCCGGTATCCATGAAGACATGTTGCTTGAAGACATGGCGCCGAAGGAAAGCACTACGGACAAACCCGCTGGGTCGGGCGGGCATGATGATATGGGCGGAATGGACATGTAGGGCCGCACTAACACAATACATATGTTCAATAAAATCATTTCTTGGTCACTTGGACACAAATTTGCGGTGTTGGTTCTCGCGGGACTCATGGCCGCGACGGGTTTGTGGAGCATCGCCACGATGAAGGTGGATATTCTGCCTGATATCAATAAACCGACCGTGGCGGTGTTTGCGGAAAGTCCCGGAATGGCGGCCGAAGACGTAGAACGCCTTATCTTAAACCCGCTCGAATCGGCCCTTGCCGGGGCTCCCGGCGTGGAACGGATGCGCAGTAACGCGTCTTTCGCGCAAGCAACCGTTAATCTGGAATTCGCGTGGGGCAGCGATACGCTACGCAACAGGCAAGTGGTGCAAGAACGTCTGAATCAGGCGATACTGCCCGAAGGAGTAAAGCCGGTGCTCGGTCCGTCTACTTCGCTTCTCGGAGAAATTATCTGGGTTGGCATAAATGCCCCCGACAACAACATAACCCCGATGGAGCTTCGAACATTGGCGGACTGGACCATCCGTCCGGTCCTACTCAAAACTCCCGGAGTCGCAAGTGTTTTGGTTATGGGCGGGGATGTGCGCGAATGGCAGATCAATCTCAATGCCGAGCGCCTTCGACGCTACGAATTAATGTTCGACGATGTCCGTAGGAATATCGTCAACGCGCTGACAAATAAAAGTGGCGGCCTTATCACAGAAGATGCAAAGGAATATTCAATCCGCATTTTGACCGCGCCGGAAAACGCTGCGGATCTGGCAGATATATCTATCGGCCGCAACATGATGGATGGGCGTCCTATACGCCTTGGCGATATCGCATCCGTCGTTGAGGGAGCAAGCCCCATCCGTGGCAGCGGAGCTATTGATGGCAGGGCGGGAGTCATCTTGAGGGTCATCCGGCAGCCGGACGCCCAGACGCTTGCGGTCACTGATGCGATAGACAAGGCATTTACCTCGCTAGCGCCGAGTCTCCCCGAAGGAATCAAATTACATCCGAATCTCTTCAGACAGGAGAACTTTATTCGCGCGGGACTGCGCAATGTGGAGGGGGCTCTTAGAGACGGCACGATATTCGTCATCCTGGTGCTCATCATCTTTCTTATGAATGTGCGGATGACCCTAATCACGCTTACGGCCATACCGCTTTCTATCCTTGCGACCGCGATTGTATTCAAGGCGTTCGGGTTCTCGGTGAACGTCATGACCTTGGGCGGCGTCGCGGTTGCGGTTGGCGAGTTGGTAGACGATGCCATTGTTGACGTGGAAAACATTTTCCGCCGTCTGCGTCTGTGGATGCACGGCGGCAAGAAAGAAAGCCGGGAACAGGTGGTATTACATGCTTCGCAAGAAGTCCGTAACTCCATCGTGTACGCGACCATTCTGGTCGCGGTGGTATTCCTGCCGATATTCTTCATGCCCGGCATCGAAGGCCGGCTTCTTATTGCGCTCGGGTCCGCATATCTGGTATCGCTTTTTGCGTCGATGATGGTGTCGCTTACGGTAACGCCGGTTCTCTCCGCGCTCCTGCTTAATGACGGGTCCCTATACAGACACAAGCAGGAAACAAGAGTCGTACAAAAAATAAAGGAATGCATTGCTCCGTGGATACATTGGTGTATCCGTAACATAAAAATCTTGGTCACCGCTACCATCGCGGCGCTCGTTCTTACGGCGGGAATGTATTTCTTTGCGGGCAAAGAAGGAATTCCCCCGTTCAATGAGGGGTCTATGGTGGCGATGGTCTTTTTGCCGCCGGGAACGGCGCTCTCCACCACTAACGCCTACATGGTAAAGCTTGAACATGCGCTTCTGCAGGTAAAGGGTGTACGACAAGTAAGCAACATCGCCGGACGTGCTCCGGCCGATCCCCATGGAGGGAGCGCAAATTCCAGCGAAATGCAGATTGCGCTTGAGGCGGGATACGAACATGAGCGCGAGCTGATGATGCGAGAAATACAAACGGTGCTGGACCGTTTCGGCAACGCGGACTTCAGCCTGGGACAGCCGATCACGCATAGGGTTGAAATGATCCTTTCGGGCGTACGCGCGCCCATTGTTGTGAAAATCTTCGGGGACGATCCGGCCGCTATGGAACGCGCCGGCAAACTGGTTGTTGCCGAACTGGGAAAACAGCCGGGCATCGCGAATGCCCGCATACAGCAAAATACCGTCGTTCCCGAATTCCGCATCTATGTCGACCGGAATCGCCTTGCCGAATACGGATTGTCTCCGGGCGAGGTTGCTAATGATCTGGAGATGGGCCTTATGGGAGACAATCTCGGACAAGTCCGTCTTGGTGCGGCTTCGGTAGACGTTGTTGCGCGGTATGACGCGGAATCAAAAGGCACGATGGCTTCTTTGCGAGACCTCGCCTTGCCGTATATGGGCGCCCAATCTTTGGGCAGCGTCGCCGATGTTCGGGTAGAGGGCGGACGCAACAGCCAGGATCATGAAGGCGGAAAGCGGGTGCTTGCGGTCTCGGCAAACTACCAAGGAACCGATGTGGTCGGCGCGGTGGACCGGGCAAAAGCCGCAATCGAATCGCAAAGACTTCCCCTTGGCGTAATACTTTCCTTCGAAGGAAACTATAAGAGCCAAAAAGAAAGCTCGCGGCAGCTGGCATTGATATTCATCTCCGGTATATTCATGATCTTTGGAGTTTTGTACAGCGCCTTTACGTCCGTGCCGATTGCACTGCTCGTCATGACCAACATTCCCACGGTGCTTATCGGCGGGATGATCGGCGTTTGGCTTACGGGTGGGTCGGTGAGCTTGGCGCATCTTGTCGGGTTCATTTCGCTTGCAGGCATTGTTTCCCGGAACGGCATCATGCTTATCGGGCGGAGCCTCGCGCTGGTGCAAAAAGAGAGTTTACCGTTCACACCGGATACCATAGTTAAGGCAACGCTTGACCGCGTAACTCCGGTGCTGATGACCTCCCTGGTAACGGCGCTCGCGCTGATCCCCTTGCTTATCTCCGGCTCCGAGCCGGGCAAAGAGATGCTACATCCGCTGGCGGTCGTGATATTCGGAGGGCTTGCTTCCTCCACAATTATTTCGCTGTTCCTGACGCCCGCATTATTTTACCGCTTTGGTAAAAAGGCGGCGGAACGGGCAGCAACGGAGGAAACATCGTCAGGATTCTAATCCCGTTAGAAGCCGCGATCGCCATTCTCAATAAAAATAATCTTAATCCGATGTGTTATCGTAGTCATAAAAATTATTTTGCAGGCTCGCCCCGTTAGAGATTCCCGCGTAAGCCGGGACAGGAATCCAAGATTCCTTATCTCTAACGGGGCTCGTATTGGTCGCGATCTGCTTCTAACGGGATGAAAAATATTTATCACGGGCGCGAACCCCCACACTGATCGTGGTTGGGAATCCGAAAGATTCCCCCATGAAGCTAATCGTGTTGAGCATGTTTCATAGATTAGTGTGGTGGTGAACCGCCACGCACAAAGGTCGCACGAAACCCAGTTATTCATTAATTAAAAAATCACTATGAAAAATATAACAATAGCTCTTGCAATACTTATTGCCCTTAGTATCGGCGGTGCCGCCGGCTATTCCTTCGGAAGGGGCGCTAATGATGGATCCGCCGAGAACAAGGAGTTGCAAGATTCCATCACGATGATGAAGGAACAATCGGCAACCATAGAAAAAATGGGAGAAATGATGAAGTCGGCGGGAGAGGCAATGCAGACGATGGGCCTGAAGTATAATGATGAGGAGGCAGTAATGAAGGGAAGGGATTTGGAGGCGGTCGGCGCAAAATATATGGGAGAGAATGAGGCCCAGGAGGGTAGCGGCTCCATGAAACAGATGATGAAGTAAAAGACCCATCCGAGAATTCGAACCAGAATATTTGAGCCAAGACTAGGGCGGGGCGACCCGAGTAGTTCGAACACTATTACCCCCGCAGGATTGAGCGCCCGTTCGAAAGACCGGGCGCTCTAAGTTTTCCGATTCATTTTTTAGGACATAGGGCCGAGTGACGGCAAAGATGGCTCTCTTAGTCGGTAGGGAGGCTCATCTGAGAAAAAGAGAGCTCCTTTTGAGAAATTTGGACACTGGCCTTGACGGTTTTCGGCTATATGATATAATATCCCCTTGTACTTTGACACCTAAATTAGGGGCATAACATGCCAAAAAAGGGAGGATACATGAAAATCAGAATGACGCTTTTCGCGTTCGTTTTCTCGTTTTTGCTTTCGGCGGCTTTCGCAA
Coding sequences within:
- a CDS encoding efflux RND transporter permease subunit — its product is MFNKIISWSLGHKFAVLVLAGLMAATGLWSIATMKVDILPDINKPTVAVFAESPGMAAEDVERLILNPLESALAGAPGVERMRSNASFAQATVNLEFAWGSDTLRNRQVVQERLNQAILPEGVKPVLGPSTSLLGEIIWVGINAPDNNITPMELRTLADWTIRPVLLKTPGVASVLVMGGDVREWQINLNAERLRRYELMFDDVRRNIVNALTNKSGGLITEDAKEYSIRILTAPENAADLADISIGRNMMDGRPIRLGDIASVVEGASPIRGSGAIDGRAGVILRVIRQPDAQTLAVTDAIDKAFTSLAPSLPEGIKLHPNLFRQENFIRAGLRNVEGALRDGTIFVILVLIIFLMNVRMTLITLTAIPLSILATAIVFKAFGFSVNVMTLGGVAVAVGELVDDAIVDVENIFRRLRLWMHGGKKESREQVVLHASQEVRNSIVYATILVAVVFLPIFFMPGIEGRLLIALGSAYLVSLFASMMVSLTVTPVLSALLLNDGSLYRHKQETRVVQKIKECIAPWIHWCIRNIKILVTATIAALVLTAGMYFFAGKEGIPPFNEGSMVAMVFLPPGTALSTTNAYMVKLEHALLQVKGVRQVSNIAGRAPADPHGGSANSSEMQIALEAGYEHERELMMREIQTVLDRFGNADFSLGQPITHRVEMILSGVRAPIVVKIFGDDPAAMERAGKLVVAELGKQPGIANARIQQNTVVPEFRIYVDRNRLAEYGLSPGEVANDLEMGLMGDNLGQVRLGAASVDVVARYDAESKGTMASLRDLALPYMGAQSLGSVADVRVEGGRNSQDHEGGKRVLAVSANYQGTDVVGAVDRAKAAIESQRLPLGVILSFEGNYKSQKESSRQLALIFISGIFMIFGVLYSAFTSVPIALLVMTNIPTVLIGGMIGVWLTGGSVSLAHLVGFISLAGIVSRNGIMLIGRSLALVQKESLPFTPDTIVKATLDRVTPVLMTSLVTALALIPLLISGSEPGKEMLHPLAVVIFGGLASSTIISLFLTPALFYRFGKKAAERAATEETSSGF